AAATCCGTCAACGGCTGGGTTTCTTCCTGGTACCGTGCTTGATAGTCCTAATCCGAGCGCAGCTACCAACGGAACAGTTATAGTTGAAGTAGTAACTCCTCCTGAATCATAGGCTAAGGCAATTAGTTTTTTGGGTGTAAAAAAAGTCTGAACGATTACAAGAAGATATCCTACCATAATATAGATAAATAATGATGTTCCGGTAACAATTCTAAATGTTCCAAGTGCCAGTGCAAAAGCCACTCCGAATGCCACTGTAATTCGAAGCCCCGTTTGGCTTATTGTTCCAGCCGAAACCTCACTAGCTTTTATTGCAACAGCAATAAGTGAGGGTTCAGCAATAGTAGTAGAAAAACCTATTGATGCAGCAAAAATATAAATCCAGTAATACGAACGCCAGTTTGACGGTCCACCTAATGAGGTGCCAATAAAGTCCGGATCGGATAATTGAGTGGCCATGATTTCCCCTACAGGGAAAAGTGCTTTTTCTAATCCCATTAAAAAAAGTGTAAGTCCAAATAAGATATAAATCCCTCCAAGAATCACTTTTTTAAGATGTGGTATAGGTTGTTTTAGCACTACAAGTTGAAAGAAAATAATCACAATTAAGATAGGTAATATATCTTTTAGTGTAGAAAACAATACCAAAATAAAATCCCCTAGTAAATCATTCATTATCCTATTTATTTTTTAAAACCAAAATAAGCCATATCCCATCACAAAGATCATTGGTAGAAGGGAAGCAAATGCAATCAGACCAAAACCATCTGTTAACGGGCTTCTTCCCTTGATTACAGTAGCAAGTCCAACCCCTAGAGCCGTTACCAATGGAACAGTAATCGTTGAAGTAGTAATTCCTCCGGCATC
The nucleotide sequence above comes from Bacteroidota bacterium. Encoded proteins:
- a CDS encoding DUF1538 domain-containing protein; this translates as MNDLLGDFILVLFSTLKDILPILIVIIFFQLVVLKQPIPHLKKVILGGIYILFGLTLFLMGLEKALFPVGEIMATQLSDPDFIGTSLGGPSNWRSYYWIYIFAASIGFSTTIAEPSLIAVAIKASEVSAGTISQTGLRITVAFGVAFALALGTFRIVTGTSLFIYIMVGYLLVIVQTFFTPKKLIALAYDSGGVTTSTITVPLVAALGLGLSSTVPGRNPAVDGFGLIAFASLFPIIAVLGYAQFIELKKRLFKNKNIKDAI